DNA from Tripterygium wilfordii isolate XIE 37 chromosome 4, ASM1340144v1, whole genome shotgun sequence:
CTTAGTGTTACCTTGTCAAATAGTACTGATAGTGAACTATCATATTAGGTATCACATACCTCGGTCGTTCCTCAAACCAGCAAACAACGTATTAATTCTATTGGAAGAAGAGGAAGGGGAGCCCCTGGGGATTACCATTGACACTGTTTCAATTACATAAGTAGATGGTATAAGATTAACCTTGGCAGAAGCCCAACAGTTCAAGTCTTGCGATTGGAAGTTGAGATTTCGATCTTCTGGCGTGGTTCACCGACTGTTTTGTTGGATTGTTTGGGGGAAGTGATCTGCTGGATTTCATGGAAGACCACCGATGGCTGTGACGACTCCTCACTTTCATTAATgaggagaataaaaaaaaatgtattgaaagttgaaaaaataaattattttaagtttaaagaGATAAGTGATAGGGCATAGTCGATTTTTAACAGGTGCTTTTAGAATACTGGTTAACACTATCCATAcaaatattacatatttttaattatccataaataatcattaattttggatatttttatttgttatattaatttattttttaataaaaatattattttttatgtcacATCAAAGTTGTGCTGTGTATATAGTGCTGACGATCATGTCATCCCATTTTAATGGTTACCTGATCGTCAATGTGCTTTGTTTAATCTCTAGCCTCAAATTCAATTCAATCCAAACCCCCCTTTCTTATAAAGAAAGTTAAGAATGGATCCTTTCAATTGAAGGATTCAAGTTAAACCTTTCACATTTAACACTTTGTCACTTGTCAATATAAAAGAAAGTTAAGAATGGATCCTTGCAATTGAGGAGTCCAAGTTAAACTTTTCGCATTAACATTCTATCGCTTGTCAATATATTCTAAAAGCGTGAGACAATCTAAATATTTAAAAGTTACTTAAATTAAAGGCACATAATTCCTCGACATGAATTTGTTTTAAGCTCCTTATTTTCTTGTGTATCATTCTTTTCAAATATTTAGTcacaaattgaaaatttaatgGTGTAACCAATAATTTTGATGAATCATTTTCTATATATAGAAACACTGATTTTCACGCTCTACAAATGAGTCGAGGCAAGTCGAGTATTGAGATACTTTCAAGTTTCATCCTTGTTCGGCTTAAGCCGCATAAGATTTTGACACGCTTATGAGCATGAGCTACTCGCCGAATCATCGCTTCATTTGTAACCCTAGTTTTCACCAATAATATTAGGGCCGCAATCGTATAAGTAAATCTTTTTCACCCgaccacaaatcttaatggataATGGATTAGGGTTGAGCATCAACCTGACTCAACCCAACCTTTTTACACCCTAATCATGTAATGTAAAAAAGAGGAGGGTTTGTGGAATTAGACAGGGCCACACTCAGCCACAGTGGTGGTGAAATAGACAAACTTTAGCACAAAGCAGCACAAAAACAAACTTCAAAGGCAAAGATACACAGAGagagatatagagagagagccaaccatcttcttctctctcctcctaCCTTTGCTTTGATTCTGTCCAACCAATCGAAGACCCCACACACACAAATCTGACTCTCCACACTATCACCAACAATGCCAGGTTCACCTTCAGGTTCCCTCAATTTCTAAAACCCCTTTTACAGTACCATTTATACTTCATTTCATTAGGCTTTTTTATCTAATCTCTCATCTCACAGATGGTCGCGGCAAATGGAAGAGACGGAAGCGGGAGCCCCAAATCGCCCGGAAACCTAAGCACGAAGAGGCCGAAGATGAGGACGACGACGAGTCCCTTGACCGGGAGGACTCCGAGGAGCCGAACCAGAATCTGTTATCCGCTGCTGTCGCGGCCGATCCGGGGTCACAGGAGGTCGAGGTGCTGGCCGAGGGTGGGGTTCGCATTTGTGATTTCCCTGTGGTGGTGCGGCACACGGTGAACCGGCCTCACTCGTCTGTGATGGCTGTTGTTGCTGTGGAGAGGGCGAATTTGGTAGGGGATAGTGTTATCAGGGGGCAGGTGACGATGGAGTTAGAGAATGTTTCTTACGGGCAGCTCCAGGCGGTGTCTCGTGTGCCTGCTGAAAGTGGTGCAGCTGCCACGACGGGTGGGAACGATCAGGATAGGAGTGATGGTGGGAATTTGACTCCACCGTATGTGATCACGCCTCCTCCTATCTTCGAGGGCAGCGGTGTAACTAAGCGGTTTCAGAGTAGGGTTCATGTAGTTCCTATGCATTCAGGTAATGGCTGCACTCTATACttgaagtgtatatatatgtttaattttttccaaatatgcTATCAGTAGTTACGAATGTGTCTGTATGGTCAGTTTCTACGTGCATACCCACCTCACGATATGATCAATTTATGAAACTCACTTTAGGGAAGCGAGGTCTCATTAATGCATCTATATGATTGATTTATCAGGGAATTGCACTAAAGTTATTTAAGCAATGTTTTAGCATTTTCTTAATTTGGTATTGTACTTTGAACTCTCATTCCCTTCTATGATTTCCAGCCCCAAAATGTGGTTCTCTAAAGTTCATGCCATGAAGATAGTTGTCCTATTGCACACTTATTTCATTTTCAATGCAACATTGCTACACATCCCAACAACATTCATCCCAAAAGCGTCCCAGCAGTGCACCCAATGAATGAGTGCCACACACTACTAGGATGCTTTTGGGATGGATGTTACTGTGATCTGTATCATTGTCCTTTTCAATGTTTCCCTGCTTCCACTGAAAATTATTTTAAGTTGTGGGTGTTGGTATAATTGTCATGGCCTCTACATCAAATGATCTGAGAGAATATAACACACCTTCAAATGATGAATGTTTTGTTCATATAATGGTCCAACCAAAGTGAAGTAATAATATTTGGGGCTCTTTATTTGTTAtctaaaacattattttttttaatctatgtacaaagaagaagatatatatttgtatttgagtgtgtgtgtgtgtctgtctGTACTCTGTATAAGCTTTTTAACAGAGTGGATTTACTATGTATGCTATGCGTTTCAAAGCATACATGCAGAAATGTGATTCGGCAATTTATGTCTGTATTCATTGATTAAGCTCTCTTGTTTGGTTGTACCTTTGAGAAGATTGGTTTTCGCCAGCCTCAGTCCATCGGCTTGAGAGACAAGTGGTGccactttttttttctgggaAGTCGCCAAACCATACACCAGAGAAGTACATGGAGTGTAGGAACTTCATTGTTGCTAAATATATGGAAAATCCGGAGAAGATGCTTACAATTTCTGATTGCCAGGGTTATGTAGTTGGTGTTGACAATACAAATTTAAGTAGAATTTTTCGATTTCTTGATCACTGGGGAATTATCAATTACTGCGCAGCTGCACCAACTCGTGAGCCTTTGAATGGTGGTTCCTATTTGAGGGAGGATCCAGGGGGTGATATTCACGTGCCATCAGATGCTTTAAAGTCAATTGAGAGTTTGATCAAATTTGACCCTCCAAAATGTAGGCTCAGGGCAACTGATGTTTATTCATCCACGTCTTGTCATGTTGATGATTTCTCTGACTTGGACGACAGAATACGAGAGCACTTTTCAGATAATCATTGCAATTCTTGTTCACAACCTCTTCCCAGCATTTACTATCAATCACATAAGGAGGTAGATGACATACTTTCTCGGTCATGAATTCATTTCTGCTCTCTTTCATATTTTGCGGATGCAGTTTATACTTTCTAGGTGAACAAGTGGGTTGGATGTGCACAAAAGTACTTGATACAATGCCTGCTACCCAAATTTTTATTATCACACctgaaaatatgaaattaaaCAAAGCAAAGTTTCTATCTTGGCCTATCCTTGATTGCAGACGATTGTAGTTGTGCAAAGGACTGGATTTAAGTCACTCTCCATGTTTCCATCCTTGATGCTAATGAGCCTATTATAATTCAATTCTGATTATTCTGCTGATCATCATATCAATGAAGTTAAAGTACAGCCGGAAAAACCATTCAGACAtttatatttcatttttatGTATCTACATAATTACTGCCTATTTGGTGTGCTTAATGAGGAAGTCTTTGTTGCTCAGTCGATTGCATTACTGATGTCGCATCTTAACAGGCCGACGTATTTCTGTGTTCTGATTGCTTTCATGGGGGGAAATTCGTTATTGGTCACTCGAGCATAGATTTTGTGAGGACGGATTCAACAAAAGATTATGGTGATATAGATGGGGAAAGTTGGAGTGATCAGGAGACACTGCTGCTACTCGAGGCCGTGGAAATTTACAGTGAGAATTGGAATGAGATTGCTGAGCATGTTGGCACCAAGTCAAAATCACAATGCATCCTTCATTTCCTCCGCCTACCTATGGAGGATGGAAAGTTGGAAAACATTGAAGTTCCAAGCACGTCTAAGTCTTCCAATGTGTCAAATAGAGATGATCGTGGAAGCTTGCATTCAAACTCAAATGGTTATCAACGAGTCTTCTTATTTATTGAAGGTTTGCACCTGTAAAGTAATGGTGATGTATTTGTAACttttcaatgtttttttctttgttttaggaTCATACCTTAATGATGGTGACTCTGAAAGAAGGCTGCCTTTTGCAAATTCTGGGAATCCAGTAATGTCCCTGGTAGGTGGCTATTCTGATCTTATAATAGT
Protein-coding regions in this window:
- the LOC119996097 gene encoding SWI/SNF complex subunit SWI3C-like isoform X2, whose translation is MPDGRGKWKRRKREPQIARKPKHEEAEDEDDDESLDREDSEEPNQNLLSAAVAADPGSQEVEVLAEGGVRICDFPVVVRHTVNRPHSSVMAVVAVERANLVGDSVIRGQVTMELENVSYGQLQAVSRVPAESGAAATTGGNDQDRSDGGNLTPPYVITPPPIFEGSGVTKRFQSRVHVVPMHSDWFSPASVHRLERQVVPLFFSGKSPNHTPEKYMECRNFIVAKYMENPEKMLTISDCQGYVVGVDNTNLSRIFRFLDHWGIINYCAAAPTREPLNGGSYLREDPGGDIHVPSDALKSIESLIKFDPPKCRLRATDVYSSTSCHVDDFSDLDDRIREHFSDNHCNSCSQPLPSIYYQSHKEADVFLCSDCFHGGKFVIGHSSIDFVRTDSTKDYGDIDGESWSDQETLLLLEAVEIYSENWNEIAEHVGTKSKSQCILHFLRLPMEDGKLENIEVPSTSKSSNVSNRDDRGSLHSNSNGSYLNDGDSERRLPFANSGNPVMSLVAFLASAIGPRVAAACAHASLAALSEDNSTATSGNIVQMGGSGHDSRMNLEGIHGREGSFHRDLGNSIQQKEASSAVHGSQGQNEAQFTSISAEKVEAAAKAGLAAAAVKAKLFADHEEREIQRLYANVVNQQLKRLELKLKQFAEVETLLVRELELVEKTRLRFSGERAHILATRFGGAAANSQINMPGVAPSIVNNNIGSHRPQVASASFSQPSISGYGNNQLVRPQMPFMPSPSMFPLGPRLPITSAQTSSSTPSNVMFSSQGNPQPSINHPSLRSVSGTSSALG
- the LOC119996097 gene encoding SWI/SNF complex subunit SWI3C-like isoform X1, with the translated sequence MPGSPSDGRGKWKRRKREPQIARKPKHEEAEDEDDDESLDREDSEEPNQNLLSAAVAADPGSQEVEVLAEGGVRICDFPVVVRHTVNRPHSSVMAVVAVERANLVGDSVIRGQVTMELENVSYGQLQAVSRVPAESGAAATTGGNDQDRSDGGNLTPPYVITPPPIFEGSGVTKRFQSRVHVVPMHSDWFSPASVHRLERQVVPLFFSGKSPNHTPEKYMECRNFIVAKYMENPEKMLTISDCQGYVVGVDNTNLSRIFRFLDHWGIINYCAAAPTREPLNGGSYLREDPGGDIHVPSDALKSIESLIKFDPPKCRLRATDVYSSTSCHVDDFSDLDDRIREHFSDNHCNSCSQPLPSIYYQSHKEADVFLCSDCFHGGKFVIGHSSIDFVRTDSTKDYGDIDGESWSDQETLLLLEAVEIYSENWNEIAEHVGTKSKSQCILHFLRLPMEDGKLENIEVPSTSKSSNVSNRDDRGSLHSNSNGSYLNDGDSERRLPFANSGNPVMSLVAFLASAIGPRVAAACAHASLAALSEDNSTATSGNIVQMGGSGHDSRMNLEGIHGREGSFHRDLGNSIQQKEASSAVHGSQGQNEAQFTSISAEKVEAAAKAGLAAAAVKAKLFADHEEREIQRLYANVVNQQLKRLELKLKQFAEVETLLVRELELVEKTRLRFSGERAHILATRFGGAAANSQINMPGVAPSIVNNNIGSHRPQVASASFSQPSISGYGNNQLVRPQMPFMPSPSMFPLGPRLPITSAQTSSSTPSNVMFSSQGNPQPSINHPSLRSVSGTSSALG